The following proteins come from a genomic window of Blastococcus sp. HT6-30:
- a CDS encoding S8 family serine peptidase yields the protein MIDPQEPPEPGRVRHGAVEPTARTTGRQIVVFADAGEGAEAPVDWGRAGVHRIADSRDFADGGVPPETLREAGATVFAALGIAVVAAGPDQVGALRAASARPVLSVSPELVHRVLGNDVGGYARGYRDGVSDLAGRLLPPAAPGGGVPTARFADTPYATWGVQAVRADASSRSGRGVRVAVLDTGFDLTHPDFAGRAVTARSFVTGEDAQDGHGHGTHCIGTACGPRTPPDGQRYGIAHEAEVYAGKVLGTDGSGTDAGILAGMNWAVTSGCPVISMSLGADVVEAHPPYSAAGRRALQRGSLVIAAAGNNADRPAGNDGFVGAPANSVEIMAVGAVDQGCETAYFSARSLPARGGQVDVAGPGWEVRSAWPMPARYNTISGTSMATPHVAGVAALWAEATGLRGLELWATLCQESERLLQPSADVGSGLVVAPR from the coding sequence GTGATCGATCCGCAGGAGCCGCCGGAGCCGGGCAGGGTCCGGCACGGAGCCGTGGAGCCGACGGCCCGGACCACCGGCCGCCAGATCGTCGTGTTCGCCGACGCCGGGGAGGGCGCCGAGGCGCCCGTGGACTGGGGTCGCGCCGGCGTGCACCGGATCGCCGACTCGCGGGACTTCGCGGACGGGGGCGTGCCCCCGGAGACGCTCCGAGAAGCCGGGGCCACGGTCTTCGCCGCCCTCGGCATCGCCGTCGTCGCGGCCGGTCCGGACCAGGTCGGCGCGCTGCGGGCGGCGTCGGCCCGGCCGGTGCTCTCGGTCTCGCCCGAGCTCGTGCACCGCGTTCTCGGGAACGACGTGGGCGGGTACGCGCGGGGATACCGCGACGGCGTGTCCGACCTGGCCGGACGGCTGCTCCCGCCGGCCGCGCCAGGCGGTGGCGTGCCGACGGCCCGGTTCGCCGACACGCCGTACGCGACGTGGGGGGTGCAGGCGGTGCGCGCGGACGCCTCGTCCCGATCGGGGCGCGGCGTCCGCGTGGCGGTGCTCGACACCGGCTTCGACCTCACCCACCCCGACTTCGCCGGCCGGGCCGTGACGGCCCGCTCCTTCGTCACCGGCGAGGACGCCCAGGACGGTCACGGGCACGGAACGCACTGCATCGGCACCGCCTGCGGGCCGCGGACCCCGCCGGACGGGCAGCGCTACGGGATCGCGCACGAGGCGGAGGTGTATGCCGGGAAGGTGCTCGGGACCGACGGGAGCGGCACCGACGCCGGCATCCTCGCGGGGATGAACTGGGCCGTCACGAGCGGCTGTCCGGTCATCTCCATGTCGCTGGGCGCCGACGTGGTCGAGGCCCACCCGCCCTACTCCGCCGCCGGCCGGCGCGCGCTGCAGCGGGGGTCGCTGGTCATCGCCGCGGCCGGGAACAACGCCGACCGCCCGGCCGGGAACGACGGCTTCGTCGGCGCCCCGGCCAACAGCGTCGAGATCATGGCCGTCGGTGCGGTCGACCAGGGGTGCGAAACGGCCTACTTCTCCGCGCGGAGCCTGCCGGCGCGCGGGGGGCAGGTCGACGTCGCGGGCCCGGGCTGGGAGGTCCGCTCGGCCTGGCCCATGCCGGCCCGCTACAACACCATCAGCGGCACCAGCATGGCCACTCCCCACGTGGCCGGGGTCGCGGCGCTCTGGGCCGAGGCGACCGGCCTGCGGGGGCTGGAGCTCTGGGCGACGCTCTGCCAGGAGAGCGAGCGGCTGCTCCAGCCGTCGGCCGACGTCGGCAGCGGCCTGGTGGTGGCCCCGCGCTGA
- the paaE gene encoding 1,2-phenylacetyl-CoA epoxidase subunit PaaE has product MARQGAGTRRRPRFHPLTVARVDRLTDDAVAVTFDVPPELAEEYAFRPGQALTLRRVDGDRDERRSYSICAPVGAPPRVGVREVPGGFLSTYLVHQVRPGDAIEVLPPSGTFTADLSTPADHVFIAAGSGITPVLSLAATVLADGGSTVTVLYGNRRTDTVMFADELADLKDRHGPRLQLVHVLSREPRGAEVTSGRLDRDRLGTLVGHLVDAAHVDHWWLCGPHGMVQDARELLTALGVPGSRVHQELFFVDDVRPEPVRGDERTVDGPSAQVTVVLDGRTTTIAVPRDVPLLDSAQQVRGDLPFACKGGVCGTCRAHVTDGRVEMRRNYALEPDEVAAGYVLTCQAVPGSDAVTVDFDT; this is encoded by the coding sequence GTGGCGCGACAGGGAGCGGGCACCCGCCGTCGCCCGCGGTTCCACCCGTTGACGGTGGCGCGCGTGGACCGGCTGACCGACGACGCCGTGGCGGTCACCTTCGACGTCCCGCCCGAGCTCGCCGAGGAGTACGCGTTCCGGCCGGGCCAGGCGCTGACCCTGCGCCGCGTCGACGGCGACCGCGACGAGCGGCGGTCCTACTCGATCTGCGCGCCCGTGGGCGCGCCGCCGCGGGTGGGCGTCCGCGAGGTCCCCGGCGGCTTCCTCTCCACCTACCTCGTCCACCAGGTCCGCCCCGGTGACGCGATCGAGGTGCTGCCGCCGTCGGGCACCTTCACCGCCGACCTCTCGACGCCGGCCGACCACGTCTTCATCGCCGCTGGATCGGGCATCACGCCGGTGCTGTCGCTGGCCGCGACGGTGCTGGCGGACGGCGGGTCGACGGTCACCGTCCTGTACGGCAACCGGCGCACCGACACCGTCATGTTCGCCGACGAGCTCGCCGACCTGAAGGACCGCCACGGCCCCCGCCTGCAGCTGGTGCACGTGCTCTCCCGCGAGCCGCGCGGAGCCGAGGTGACCAGCGGCCGGCTCGACCGGGACCGGCTCGGCACCCTGGTGGGCCACCTGGTCGACGCCGCCCACGTGGACCACTGGTGGCTCTGCGGACCGCACGGGATGGTGCAGGACGCCCGCGAGCTGCTGACCGCGCTGGGGGTGCCTGGATCACGCGTGCACCAGGAGCTCTTCTTCGTCGACGACGTCCGACCCGAGCCGGTCCGCGGCGACGAGCGGACCGTCGACGGGCCGAGCGCCCAGGTGACCGTCGTCCTCGACGGGCGGACGACGACGATCGCCGTGCCCCGGGACGTGCCGTTGCTCGACTCGGCGCAGCAGGTCCGCGGCGACCTTCCCTTCGCCTGCAAGGGCGGCGTCTGCGGCACCTGCCGCGCCCACGTCACCGACGGGCGGGTCGAGATGCGCCGGAACTACGCGCTCGAGCCGGACGAGGTGGCGGCCGGCTACGTGCTCACCTGCCAGGCCGTGCCGGGAAGCGACGCGGTCACCGTCGACTTCGACACCTGA
- a CDS encoding STAS domain-containing protein: MAPDALQFSPRHDDEPIPFHVCVDLVDATVTVAGELDRENAHHVVDGLAALTATRHRRWAIDAAGVIFCDAAGLRILVTAHHLARRHGCALVLERPSPCLHRLILLVGLDQMLELHPTGAAAPPAAGGHRPLPSAGPLRAGHPIRTVPTRV; this comes from the coding sequence ATGGCACCGGACGCACTGCAGTTCAGCCCTCGTCACGACGACGAGCCGATCCCCTTCCACGTGTGCGTCGACCTGGTCGACGCGACGGTGACCGTCGCCGGCGAGCTCGACCGTGAGAACGCCCACCACGTCGTCGACGGGCTGGCGGCGCTGACCGCCACCAGGCACCGCCGCTGGGCCATCGACGCCGCCGGTGTCATCTTCTGCGACGCCGCGGGGCTGCGCATCCTGGTCACCGCGCACCACCTGGCCCGGCGGCACGGATGCGCACTCGTGCTGGAGCGGCCGAGCCCCTGCCTGCACCGGCTCATCCTGCTGGTCGGGCTGGACCAGATGCTCGAGTTGCACCCCACCGGCGCCGCGGCGCCGCCCGCGGCGGGCGGTCACCGTCCGCTGCCGTCGGCCGGTCCGCTGCGGGCGGGGCACCCGATCCGGACCGTGCCGACCCGGGTCTGA
- a CDS encoding potassium channel family protein: MSDVLLVLVGASAVALVVWDVSATTLALGEGAGPLTRRLLAAAWRVLLRLHRRGGGRPRLLSVAGPVLMGATVALWVVLFWAGWSLIFLGSGSVAEASTGRPGSAADVVYFAGYAVSTLGVGDFVATDPAWRVITSLASFSGLALVTLSITYLFSVMNAVVARRSVATQLHGLGDSAQRMVVGGWDGDRFSPVLTQQLLQLPAQLASVAEQHLAYPVLHYFRSARATASAPVAIARLDDALLVLGAAVAAELRPPAAAVLPVRRVIDRYVATASHGRTPLHDAGPPPEPGLRRLIDAGIPLGDAAEWRRAVDAAAPRRARLRQLVQDAGWEWQE, translated from the coding sequence GTGAGCGACGTCCTCCTCGTCCTCGTCGGGGCGTCCGCCGTCGCCCTGGTGGTGTGGGACGTCAGCGCCACCACGCTCGCCCTCGGCGAGGGCGCCGGTCCGCTGACCCGGCGGCTGCTCGCGGCGGCGTGGCGCGTGCTGCTCCGGCTCCACCGGCGGGGCGGCGGTCGGCCGCGCCTGCTCAGCGTGGCCGGCCCGGTCCTGATGGGCGCGACCGTCGCCCTGTGGGTGGTCCTCTTCTGGGCCGGCTGGTCGCTGATCTTCCTCGGCAGCGGCTCGGTGGCCGAGGCCAGCACCGGCCGGCCGGGGTCGGCCGCCGACGTCGTCTACTTCGCGGGCTACGCCGTGTCCACCCTCGGCGTCGGCGACTTCGTCGCCACCGATCCGGCCTGGCGGGTGATCACCTCTCTCGCCAGCTTCAGCGGCCTCGCGCTGGTCACCCTCTCCATCACGTACCTGTTCTCCGTGATGAACGCGGTCGTCGCCCGGAGGTCGGTGGCGACCCAGCTGCACGGGCTGGGGGACAGCGCCCAACGGATGGTGGTCGGCGGCTGGGACGGGGACCGGTTCAGCCCCGTCCTCACCCAGCAGCTCCTGCAGCTGCCGGCGCAGCTGGCCTCGGTCGCCGAGCAGCACCTGGCCTACCCCGTGCTGCACTACTTCCGCAGCGCGCGGGCCACCGCGTCGGCGCCGGTCGCGATCGCCCGGCTCGACGACGCGCTGCTGGTCCTCGGGGCGGCGGTCGCCGCGGAGCTGCGGCCGCCCGCCGCAGCGGTGCTGCCGGTCCGCCGCGTCATCGACCGCTACGTGGCGACCGCGTCGCACGGCCGGACACCCCTGCACGACGCGGGGCCGCCGCCCGAGCCCGGGCTCCGCCGGCTGATCGACGCGGGCATACCGCTCGGCGATGCGGCGGAGTGGCGGCGCGCCGTCGACGCCGCGGCGCCGCGCCGCGCCCGGCTGCGGCAGCTCGTGCAGGACGCAGGCTGGGAGTGGCAGGAATGA
- the paaC gene encoding 1,2-phenylacetyl-CoA epoxidase subunit PaaC → MHEETVYDALANAQEDAGHWAFGAGFDDPLAGVDTTVPDGVDPTDLGAYCLMLGDDALVLAQRLIQWVTAAPELEEEVAIANTALDLLGQSRLLLARAGSVGVLGRSRKTATASIPDEDALAYFRDPGEFRCTALAAAENGDFAQTMVRLLVASTVRLAVFARLRGSRDPVLAAIAAKGVHELAYHRDHAARWVLRLGDGTALSHRRAQAGVDAVWPLLGDVLAATEVERRLVTAGVAVDPADTAEEVTGVLRQVLEQATLRTPAWPARTPPRGRVGKHGPELTELLTGLQGLAREHPAATW, encoded by the coding sequence ATGCACGAGGAGACCGTGTACGACGCGCTGGCCAACGCGCAGGAGGATGCCGGCCACTGGGCCTTCGGCGCCGGGTTCGACGACCCGCTGGCCGGGGTCGACACCACCGTCCCCGACGGTGTGGACCCCACCGATCTCGGCGCCTACTGCCTGATGCTCGGCGACGACGCCCTGGTGCTCGCCCAGCGGCTGATCCAGTGGGTGACGGCCGCGCCGGAGCTCGAGGAGGAGGTCGCGATCGCCAACACGGCGCTCGACCTGCTCGGCCAGTCCCGGCTGCTGCTGGCCCGGGCCGGATCGGTCGGGGTGCTCGGCCGGTCCCGGAAGACGGCCACCGCCTCCATCCCCGACGAGGACGCCCTCGCCTACTTCCGCGACCCCGGCGAGTTCCGCTGCACCGCGCTGGCCGCGGCGGAGAACGGTGACTTCGCGCAGACGATGGTCCGGCTGCTCGTCGCCTCCACCGTGCGGCTCGCCGTCTTCGCCCGGCTGCGCGGATCGCGGGACCCGGTGCTCGCCGCGATCGCCGCCAAGGGCGTCCACGAGCTGGCCTACCACCGCGACCACGCCGCCCGCTGGGTGCTGCGCCTCGGCGACGGCACCGCGCTGTCCCACCGCCGGGCCCAGGCCGGCGTCGACGCGGTGTGGCCTCTGCTGGGCGACGTCCTGGCCGCCACCGAGGTCGAGCGAAGGCTGGTCACCGCGGGCGTCGCCGTGGACCCGGCGGACACCGCCGAGGAGGTGACCGGCGTGCTCCGCCAGGTGCTGGAGCAGGCGACCCTCCGGACGCCGGCCTGGCCGGCGCGGACGCCGCCGCGCGGGCGGGTGGGGAAGCACGGGCCGGAGTTGACCGAGCTGCTCACCGGGCTGCAGGGCCTGGCCCGGGAACACCCGGCGGCGACCTGGTGA
- the paaA gene encoding 1,2-phenylacetyl-CoA epoxidase subunit PaaA, translated as MVASGIDGPPADEASLQALFDATIAAGSRIEPRDWMPEGYRRTLVRQIAQHAHSETIGMQPEGDWLLAAPSLRRKVILLAKVQDEAGHGLYLYAAAETLGADRADLTDKLIEGRQKYSSIFNYPTPTYADVGVIGWLVDGAAICNQVPLCRSSYGPYARAMIRICKEESFHQRQGYELLMTMMGGTAEQRAMVQEAVDRWWWPSLMMFGPPDTDSPNTAQSMAWGIKRHSNDELRRRFVDMTVPQAEFLGVTLPDPELSFDPASGRYRFGAIDWGELKRVISGGGPCNAERIARRRAARDDNAWVTEAATAYAAKQAGPPA; from the coding sequence ATGGTCGCGTCGGGGATCGATGGGCCGCCGGCCGACGAGGCCAGCCTGCAGGCGCTGTTCGACGCCACCATCGCCGCCGGCTCACGGATCGAGCCGCGCGACTGGATGCCGGAGGGCTACCGGCGGACGCTCGTGCGCCAGATCGCCCAGCACGCCCACTCCGAGACCATCGGCATGCAGCCCGAGGGCGACTGGCTGCTCGCCGCACCGAGCCTGCGCCGCAAGGTGATCCTGCTGGCCAAGGTGCAGGACGAGGCGGGCCACGGCCTCTACCTCTACGCGGCGGCTGAGACGCTGGGCGCCGACCGGGCCGACCTGACCGACAAGCTGATCGAGGGCCGGCAGAAGTACAGCTCGATCTTCAACTACCCGACACCGACCTACGCCGACGTGGGCGTGATCGGGTGGCTGGTCGACGGCGCGGCGATCTGCAACCAGGTGCCCCTGTGCCGGTCCTCGTACGGCCCCTACGCCCGGGCGATGATCCGGATCTGCAAGGAGGAGTCGTTCCACCAGCGGCAGGGCTACGAGCTGCTGATGACGATGATGGGCGGCACCGCGGAGCAGCGGGCGATGGTGCAGGAAGCCGTCGACCGGTGGTGGTGGCCGTCGCTGATGATGTTCGGCCCGCCCGACACCGACAGCCCGAACACAGCGCAGTCGATGGCGTGGGGCATCAAGCGGCACAGCAACGACGAACTGCGCCGGCGCTTCGTCGACATGACCGTGCCCCAGGCGGAGTTCCTCGGCGTGACGCTGCCCGATCCGGAGCTGTCCTTCGACCCGGCGAGCGGCCGCTACCGGTTCGGGGCCATCGACTGGGGAGAGCTGAAGCGGGTCATCAGCGGCGGCGGGCCGTGCAACGCCGAGCGGATCGCCCGCCGGCGCGCGGCCCGGGACGACAACGCCTGGGTGACCGAGGCGGCGACCGCCTACGCCGCGAAGCAGGCGGGGCCCCCGGCATGA
- the paaD gene encoding 1,2-phenylacetyl-CoA epoxidase subunit PaaD encodes MTLDPRAVAETVTDPELPMLTLADLGVLCDVREEEGTVVVEITPTYSGCPAMGVMRADLLHALHAAGFADVDVRTVLSPAWSTDRITATGRRKLAEAGIAPPGPAPEAAPGPVPLQLGRARRTADCPLCGSPDTDQLSEFGATACTALRRCRSCREPFEHVKEI; translated from the coding sequence GTGACCCTCGACCCCCGCGCGGTCGCCGAGACGGTGACCGATCCCGAGCTGCCGATGCTCACGCTCGCCGACCTCGGCGTGCTGTGCGACGTGCGGGAGGAGGAGGGCACGGTCGTCGTCGAGATCACGCCCACGTACAGCGGGTGCCCGGCCATGGGTGTGATGCGCGCCGACCTGCTGCACGCGCTGCACGCGGCCGGCTTCGCCGACGTCGACGTCCGCACGGTGCTGTCCCCGGCCTGGAGCACCGACCGGATCACCGCCACGGGACGCCGGAAGCTGGCCGAGGCCGGCATCGCCCCGCCGGGCCCGGCCCCGGAGGCCGCCCCCGGTCCGGTGCCCCTCCAGCTCGGCCGGGCCCGGCGCACGGCCGACTGCCCGCTGTGCGGATCGCCCGACACCGACCAGCTCAGCGAGTTCGGCGCCACCGCCTGCACGGCGCTGCGCCGCTGCCGCAGCTGCCGGGAGCCCTTCGAGCACGTCAAGGAGATCTGA
- a CDS encoding TetR/AcrR family transcriptional regulator, giving the protein MTTRGPRAEPAGRRGRPGHSLDTLLTAAVELFDERGYEAASMEELAGRLGVTKAALYHHVPSKLDLLRVALEQALDALFAVTEEPGAVTGRAVDRLEHVVRASVRVLAAQLPAVRLLLRVRGNSEVERAALDRRREFDRLVAGLVVDAVAEGDVRPDVDPAVTARLLFGAVNSVTGWYRPDGGLSPDELADAVVTTTFSGLRARPA; this is encoded by the coding sequence ATGACGACCCGTGGTCCGCGAGCGGAACCGGCCGGACGGCGGGGCCGGCCCGGGCACTCCCTGGACACCCTGCTGACTGCCGCTGTCGAGCTCTTCGACGAGCGCGGCTACGAGGCGGCCAGCATGGAGGAGCTCGCCGGGCGGCTCGGCGTCACGAAGGCGGCTCTCTACCACCACGTGCCGAGCAAGCTCGACCTGCTGAGGGTTGCGCTCGAGCAGGCGCTCGACGCCCTCTTCGCCGTCACCGAGGAGCCGGGGGCCGTCACCGGGCGTGCCGTCGACCGCCTCGAGCACGTGGTCCGGGCCTCGGTCCGGGTGCTCGCCGCGCAGCTGCCGGCGGTCAGGCTGCTGCTGCGGGTGCGCGGCAACTCCGAGGTGGAGCGCGCGGCGCTGGACCGTCGACGGGAGTTCGACCGGCTGGTCGCGGGGCTCGTGGTCGACGCCGTGGCGGAGGGGGACGTGCGCCCCGACGTCGACCCGGCGGTGACTGCCCGGCTGCTGTTCGGGGCGGTCAACTCGGTGACCGGGTGGTACCGGCCCGACGGCGGCCTGTCGCCGGACGAGCTCGCCGACGCGGTGGTCACCACCACGTTCAGCGGGCTGCGCGCCCGCCCGGCGTGA
- a CDS encoding metallophosphoesterase encodes MLRWTLRIAVALAGALALLVAYGVLVEPRLILDEEHLDVPLPGLVTAADGTEVGVVTDLQIGMWWSNTGMVERAVERIVDADPDMALLGGDYVYSSDPSIPEQVAGVMELLDPLVESGIPTFAVLGNHDYAVGAAEELTTAFEEAGITMLRNEAAPVPGTGTGAQALHVVGIGPVVPGEVDVEAALSGVPDDAPRIVLSHNPTAFPEFPAGTAPLALAGHTHCGQIALPGTPTWSYLALTDEEKIVAKGWAPEEYGAEGNRMFVTCGIGFSLVPMRINAPPEVAFFELRPGD; translated from the coding sequence ATGTTGCGCTGGACCCTGCGGATCGCCGTGGCGCTCGCGGGGGCGCTGGCGCTGCTCGTGGCCTACGGCGTCCTGGTGGAGCCGCGGCTGATCCTCGACGAGGAGCACCTCGACGTCCCGCTGCCCGGCCTCGTCACCGCTGCCGACGGCACGGAGGTCGGGGTCGTCACCGACCTGCAGATCGGCATGTGGTGGTCCAACACCGGCATGGTCGAGCGGGCCGTGGAGCGGATCGTCGACGCCGATCCGGACATGGCGCTCCTCGGCGGTGACTACGTCTACAGCAGCGACCCGAGCATCCCCGAGCAGGTGGCCGGGGTCATGGAGCTGCTCGACCCACTGGTCGAGTCGGGCATCCCCACCTTCGCCGTCCTGGGCAACCACGACTACGCCGTCGGTGCGGCCGAGGAGCTGACCACCGCCTTCGAGGAGGCGGGCATCACGATGCTGCGCAACGAGGCGGCGCCGGTGCCCGGCACCGGGACCGGTGCGCAGGCGCTGCACGTGGTGGGGATCGGCCCCGTCGTCCCCGGGGAGGTTGACGTCGAGGCGGCCCTCTCCGGCGTCCCGGACGACGCCCCCCGGATCGTGCTGTCGCACAACCCCACGGCCTTTCCGGAGTTCCCGGCCGGCACCGCCCCGCTGGCCCTCGCCGGGCACACCCACTGCGGCCAGATCGCGCTGCCGGGCACGCCGACGTGGTCGTACCTGGCGCTGACCGACGAGGAGAAGATCGTCGCCAAGGGTTGGGCCCCCGAGGAGTACGGCGCGGAGGGCAACCGGATGTTCGTGACCTGCGGCATCGGGTTCAGCCTCGTGCCGATGCGGATCAACGCCCCGCCGGAGGTCGCCTTCTTCGAGCTGCGCCCGGGGGACTGA
- the paaB gene encoding 1,2-phenylacetyl-CoA epoxidase subunit PaaB: protein MSDLTAEGGRGAVPTASEVPVAPTRRAVQRDWPLYEVFVRGKRGLNHVHVGSLHAPDAEMAVHAARDLYTRRNEGVSIWVVRAADITASSPDEKDPMFAPSGDKVYRHPTFYEIPVDVPHM, encoded by the coding sequence ATGAGTGACCTGACGGCCGAAGGCGGCCGCGGCGCCGTCCCGACTGCGTCGGAGGTGCCGGTGGCCCCTACCCGTCGGGCGGTGCAGCGCGACTGGCCGCTGTACGAGGTGTTCGTCCGTGGCAAGCGCGGTCTCAACCACGTGCACGTGGGCTCGCTGCACGCCCCCGACGCCGAGATGGCGGTGCACGCCGCGCGCGACCTCTACACCCGGCGCAACGAGGGCGTGAGCATCTGGGTGGTCCGGGCCGCCGACATCACCGCGTCGAGCCCCGACGAGAAGGACCCGATGTTCGCCCCCAGCGGCGACAAGGTCTACCGCCATCCGACGTTCTACGAGATCCCGGTCGACGTCCCGCACATGTAA